From a single Chloracidobacterium thermophilum B genomic region:
- a CDS encoding META domain-containing protein: protein MRVTLHFLPRFLALFCALTLLLAAAAEAHPAGESWLDRPLTDWNRVRGQVAPLPEPPAVPDIAAPDICNEQMRKPVQPFERALVARGWKLFGPVQVFGPAQVVMATSGLDGMCRPLGFQAFVTWDGRYAGTLSPVAMQARTDGALVRVELLSPSRLTAEFSRYAPGDPACCPSRTAVVNYVLQPGETPTLRAEEVSHFRTCPNRPAEPGAPTGGLPSGGPGGGGGADLLSGKRWTLVEAEGETVSVTEPFIEFDAANQRYTGSDGCNRFSGRYELRGSNGLRFAPPTRTKRACLDEPVRRLEARFNRLLLQVNRFEMTGNRLVLYASKRRLMVLAARPSD, encoded by the coding sequence ATGCGTGTCACCCTCCACTTCCTGCCCCGTTTTCTGGCGTTGTTCTGCGCCCTGACTCTCCTGTTGGCAGCGGCGGCTGAAGCGCATCCGGCCGGTGAAAGCTGGCTGGACCGCCCGCTGACCGACTGGAACCGCGTCCGTGGCCAGGTGGCGCCGCTGCCTGAACCGCCCGCTGTCCCGGACATTGCTGCGCCGGACATCTGCAATGAACAGATGCGCAAACCGGTCCAGCCATTCGAGCGGGCGCTTGTTGCCCGTGGCTGGAAGCTGTTTGGCCCGGTGCAGGTCTTCGGCCCGGCCCAGGTCGTCATGGCCACGTCGGGACTCGATGGCATGTGCCGTCCACTGGGTTTCCAGGCGTTTGTCACTTGGGACGGCCGCTATGCCGGCACGCTGTCGCCGGTCGCCATGCAGGCGCGCACGGATGGCGCGCTCGTCCGGGTCGAGCTGCTTTCCCCCTCGCGCCTGACGGCCGAGTTCAGTCGTTACGCCCCCGGCGACCCGGCCTGCTGTCCTTCGCGGACGGCGGTCGTCAACTACGTCCTGCAACCGGGGGAGACGCCCACGCTCCGCGCGGAAGAGGTCAGCCACTTCCGCACCTGTCCGAACCGGCCGGCAGAGCCGGGCGCGCCCACCGGCGGGCTGCCGTCCGGCGGCCCTGGTGGGGGCGGCGGGGCTGATCTGCTGTCCGGCAAACGCTGGACGCTGGTGGAAGCCGAAGGCGAGACGGTCAGCGTCACCGAACCCTTCATCGAGTTTGATGCCGCCAATCAGCGCTACACCGGCTCGGACGGCTGCAACCGTTTTTCCGGCCGCTACGAACTCCGGGGCAGCAACGGGCTGCGGTTTGCACCGCCCACCAGAACCAAGCGCGCCTGCCTCGATGAGCCGGTCCGGCGGCTGGAAGCCCGCTTCAACCGCTTGCTTCTCCAGGTCAACCGGTTTGAAATGACGGGCAACCGATTGGTGCTGTACGCCAGTAAGCGGCGGCTCATGGTGCTGGCTGCCCGCCCCTCTGATTGA
- a CDS encoding tetratricopeptide repeat protein, giving the protein MSTASFKTFVLGLVVGALGGYGLGHWLPLGGAAGAGASPPAPAGRPAATAVAPPLTPDQSRGALPATHPPLTTAGGPSASPAVRAACQSADADPGNYLAQMDAAAALYRAGNFAGALDYAQRARHLRPDSVDALLAVGVSQAELEQYDAAAKTLAQAVERRPDDADIRTELAYVHLRRKDFRAALAEAERAHRLAAHAERTLEIIVQSALALGEKARAKAALDRLAAVNPGNPRLAELARALAAATPTAKGKPS; this is encoded by the coding sequence GTGAGTACGGCTTCCTTCAAAACCTTTGTCCTTGGGTTGGTGGTGGGCGCGCTGGGCGGCTACGGACTGGGGCACTGGCTGCCATTGGGCGGAGCTGCCGGAGCGGGGGCGTCGCCACCAGCGCCGGCCGGCCGGCCAGCAGCAACAGCGGTCGCGCCACCATTGACGCCGGACCAGAGCCGCGGTGCCCTTCCGGCCACGCATCCACCACTTACCACGGCTGGTGGCCCCAGTGCCTCGCCAGCGGTCAGGGCGGCTTGTCAGTCGGCCGATGCCGATCCGGGCAACTACTTGGCGCAGATGGATGCGGCAGCGGCACTGTACCGGGCGGGAAACTTTGCCGGGGCGCTCGACTACGCCCAGCGGGCGCGCCACCTGCGCCCCGACAGTGTGGATGCCCTTCTGGCCGTTGGTGTCTCACAGGCTGAGCTGGAGCAATACGACGCAGCGGCAAAAACGCTGGCCCAGGCCGTCGAGCGGCGTCCTGACGATGCCGACATCCGTACCGAACTGGCCTACGTTCACCTGCGGCGAAAAGACTTTCGGGCGGCTCTGGCCGAGGCCGAACGCGCCCACCGTCTGGCAGCCCATGCGGAGCGGACGCTTGAAATCATCGTCCAGTCCGCGCTGGCGCTGGGAGAGAAGGCGCGGGCCAAAGCGGCGCTCGACCGCCTGGCGGCCGTCAACCCCGGCAACCCCCGCCTGGCTGAACTGGCCCGGGCGCTGGCGGCTGCCACGCCCACGGCGAAAGGAAAACCTTCATGA
- a CDS encoding cytochrome c3 family protein has product MKRWFIAVYLFSAVWLLAAPTAARLTNAVPDEEASTKMPGKLVFDNTESDPPFSKYAGYKDDKGKAPFDHQQHVDYEGSTCVVCHHTNSKTLVAKGDVASEPVMKCTVCHTDQDMAPSPVEGTNEDHKFKGVPAVEAETAYHGVDNSRSAASEAGCITCHKRLEKEFPKAGKVVSCSSCHTGQDS; this is encoded by the coding sequence ATGAAACGATGGTTCATCGCGGTCTATCTCTTCAGCGCCGTCTGGCTGCTTGCCGCGCCGACGGCTGCGCGTCTCACGAACGCGGTCCCGGACGAGGAAGCCAGCACGAAAATGCCGGGCAAGCTGGTGTTTGACAACACCGAAAGTGACCCGCCGTTCTCAAAATACGCCGGGTACAAGGACGACAAAGGCAAAGCGCCCTTCGACCACCAGCAGCATGTGGACTACGAGGGTTCAACCTGCGTCGTGTGCCATCACACCAACTCCAAGACCCTTGTCGCCAAGGGCGATGTCGCCAGCGAGCCGGTCATGAAGTGCACCGTCTGCCACACCGACCAGGACATGGCACCGTCGCCGGTCGAGGGGACGAACGAGGACCACAAGTTCAAGGGTGTCCCGGCGGTTGAAGCGGAGACGGCTTACCACGGCGTGGACAACTCCAGGAGTGCCGCCAGTGAGGCCGGGTGCATCACCTGCCACAAGCGGCTGGAGAAGGAATTTCCCAAAGCCGGCAAGGTGGTCTCGTGCAGCAGTTGCCACACCGGCCAGGATTCCTGA
- a CDS encoding ABC1 kinase family protein, with protein sequence MPSSITTGHLKTVRPLRLLVRTLTIVATLIPVWWLVACRLLRAALRASPARLSPLDERAAQRLREACERLGVIFVKLGQLLGVRADFLPPPYVAQLARLQDSVTPVPFRVVKPALEREFGMPLHLAFEAFEETPLATASIGQVHRARYAGREVVVKFLRPDTRELLALDLRVLRFWARLGRRIDPRRQWDLIDDILDAIEAGFFEEADFAAEREHAERLREQLAGMPGVYVPYTVPARCTPNVLTLEFCSGVRIANVEQIRAWGLDGDALLNRLVELYARMMLLDGYYHADPHPGNFLVQPDGTLVLLDFGLVRELSEPTRRTLYTAARAALSGDIGRVVECLYASGMLPPDAPRAEAERFVVAFARLSVAFNQDTRGRVTALEDLLRGYPNLKFVIPPDLLYAFRLVQMLEGVASNFRPGWNVVADGGQGLAAAFTAFLLDGPPEGSASPFDRFVDTLRLGFGTAARTLVDRLGILVRVLAR encoded by the coding sequence ATGCCGTCTTCCATCACAACCGGGCATCTCAAAACCGTGCGCCCGCTGCGGCTGCTCGTCCGCACGCTGACGATTGTGGCAACGCTGATCCCGGTCTGGTGGCTGGTTGCCTGCCGGCTGCTCCGGGCGGCCCTGCGCGCTTCCCCCGCCCGTCTGTCCCCGCTCGATGAGCGCGCGGCGCAGCGTTTGCGCGAAGCCTGCGAGCGGCTGGGCGTCATTTTCGTCAAACTGGGGCAGCTTCTCGGCGTCCGCGCGGACTTTCTGCCGCCGCCCTACGTCGCGCAGCTTGCCCGTCTTCAGGATAGCGTGACACCGGTGCCGTTTCGGGTGGTCAAACCGGCACTCGAACGTGAGTTCGGGATGCCGCTCCACCTGGCTTTCGAGGCCTTCGAGGAAACGCCCCTCGCTACCGCCAGCATTGGGCAGGTGCACCGCGCCCGGTATGCCGGCCGGGAAGTCGTCGTCAAGTTTCTGCGCCCCGACACCCGTGAACTGCTGGCGCTTGACCTGCGGGTACTCCGTTTCTGGGCGCGTCTGGGCCGCCGGATCGATCCGCGCCGCCAGTGGGACCTCATTGACGACATTCTGGATGCCATTGAGGCCGGTTTTTTCGAGGAAGCCGACTTTGCTGCCGAACGCGAACATGCCGAACGCCTACGCGAACAACTGGCCGGAATGCCGGGCGTGTATGTGCCCTACACCGTTCCGGCGCGCTGTACGCCGAACGTGCTGACGCTGGAGTTCTGCTCCGGCGTCCGCATTGCCAACGTGGAGCAAATCCGCGCCTGGGGGCTCGATGGCGACGCCCTGCTCAACCGCCTCGTCGAACTCTACGCCCGCATGATGCTGCTGGACGGCTACTACCACGCCGATCCGCATCCGGGGAACTTTCTGGTGCAGCCCGACGGCACGCTGGTTCTGCTCGACTTCGGACTGGTACGGGAGCTTTCCGAACCGACGCGCCGTACGCTCTACACCGCTGCCCGGGCCGCGCTCAGCGGCGACATCGGGCGGGTGGTCGAGTGTCTCTATGCGTCCGGGATGCTGCCGCCCGACGCGCCCCGTGCTGAAGCGGAACGCTTCGTGGTGGCGTTTGCGCGGCTCAGCGTCGCCTTCAATCAGGACACCCGCGGACGGGTGACGGCGCTGGAAGACCTGCTGCGTGGTTATCCGAATCTCAAGTTCGTCATTCCGCCCGACCTGCTCTACGCCTTTCGTCTGGTGCAGATGCTGGAAGGCGTGGCGTCGAACTTTCGTCCCGGCTGGAATGTCGTTGCCGATGGCGGGCAGGGGTTGGCCGCGGCCTTTACGGCCTTCCTGCTTGACGGTCCGCCGGAGGGCAGCGCCTCGCCCTTCGACCGCTTTGTGGATACGCTGCGGCTGGGTTTCGGCACGGCAGCCCGTACCCTCGTGGATCGCCTGGGCATTCTCGTCCGGGTGCTTGCCCGGTGA
- a CDS encoding DNA adenine methylase: MIMTRARPFIKWVGGKSQLLEQFENFYPDELRKGIIKNYVEPFLGGGALFFALSQRYKIESAYLSDLNKDLILTYQVIQQRPNDLLDFLEQYQKDYDQTETEKRKDLFLAVRRHFNLQRFEINYKKLSDNWIPRAAQFIFLNKTCFNGLFRLNSRGEFNVPYGKYKTAVIFDEPNILAVSKVLQRAEIQQADYTSCFDKVNENTFVYLDPPYRPISQTASFTTYTGAEFDDKEQLQLAQFFRKLDQETGAKLMLSNSDPKNENPKDDFFEKAYSGYNIFRVSASRAVNCNGEKRGKINELLITNYQYEPQTLAINF; this comes from the coding sequence ATGATTATGACAAGAGCAAGACCCTTCATAAAATGGGTAGGTGGCAAAAGCCAACTGCTGGAGCAATTTGAAAATTTCTACCCTGATGAACTTAGAAAAGGCATCATTAAAAATTATGTTGAGCCTTTTTTGGGCGGAGGCGCATTGTTTTTCGCTCTTTCACAACGGTATAAAATTGAAAGTGCCTATCTGTCGGACTTGAACAAAGACCTGATTTTGACCTATCAGGTTATCCAACAACGCCCTAACGATTTGCTTGACTTTTTGGAGCAGTATCAAAAGGATTACGACCAAACTGAAACAGAGAAACGCAAAGATTTATTTTTGGCAGTCCGCCGACATTTCAACCTGCAACGTTTTGAAATAAACTATAAAAAACTATCGGATAATTGGATTCCGCGGGCTGCACAATTTATCTTTTTGAACAAAACATGTTTTAATGGGCTCTTCCGCCTTAACTCGAGAGGTGAGTTTAACGTGCCTTATGGAAAATATAAAACAGCAGTGATTTTTGACGAACCCAATATTTTAGCTGTCTCAAAAGTCCTGCAACGTGCTGAGATTCAGCAAGCTGATTATACAAGTTGCTTTGACAAAGTAAACGAAAATACATTTGTCTATCTTGACCCGCCTTACAGACCTATCAGCCAGACAGCAAGTTTTACGACTTATACAGGTGCAGAATTTGATGACAAGGAACAATTACAATTAGCCCAATTTTTCCGAAAGTTGGACCAAGAAACAGGGGCAAAACTAATGCTTTCCAATTCTGACCCCAAGAACGAAAATCCCAAAGATGATTTTTTTGAAAAGGCTTATTCCGGTTATAACATTTTCAGGGTTTCAGCAAGCAGGGCAGTAAATTGTAATGGCGAAAAACGCGGCAAAATCAACGAACTCCTAATCACCAACTATCAATATGAACCACAAACCTTGGCAATCAATTTTTGA
- a CDS encoding cytochrome c3 family protein, translating into MDTSLHLRSSVRLGIIGLFVLVGGWLAACSRHTPEARPPKPIQADTFDIGPLTPVVISPTKDLTKFLHADHTEQVDARLTCNYCHGVEANLQKLARYADNPKEANKPPYPGHASCMACHMAEFTQTRPTPVADKGGRGEPSGQWSAMCYVCHQQVGLDREGVNAMDAFPGRLSHNVIFTAEQHREHMAYVYPSDLPDQKRAGQKMDDKTCRDCHSVLPHPQPGVTFEAHTTCYACHRTSEYRPPALGTKSEVQPGALASGACNTCHAATTKPEELRPLAAKMQGVRSYSFKFTHATHQQGKCTDCHNLNGTYANQVGTPRAKQHLTGTRSAAGQGCFSCHDGRRAFGDLDANGQATQAHCLKCHTPSQLGPLFGTPTAALSPPPVPNPVLNLAWR; encoded by the coding sequence ATGGACACTTCACTCCACCTTCGTTCGTCCGTACGCCTGGGTATCATCGGCCTGTTTGTGCTTGTGGGGGGATGGCTCGCAGCCTGCTCACGCCACACGCCTGAAGCGCGTCCGCCGAAACCGATTCAGGCCGACACCTTCGACATCGGGCCGCTGACGCCGGTGGTGATTTCACCCACCAAGGACCTGACGAAGTTTCTGCACGCAGACCACACCGAGCAGGTGGATGCGCGGCTGACCTGCAACTACTGCCACGGCGTCGAGGCGAACCTGCAGAAACTGGCGCGGTACGCCGACAACCCCAAAGAAGCCAACAAACCGCCCTATCCCGGTCATGCCAGTTGCATGGCCTGTCACATGGCGGAGTTCACCCAAACCCGACCGACGCCGGTGGCTGACAAGGGGGGACGTGGTGAACCGTCCGGGCAATGGTCGGCGATGTGCTACGTGTGTCACCAGCAGGTGGGTCTCGACCGGGAAGGCGTCAATGCGATGGATGCCTTTCCGGGACGGCTCAGCCACAATGTCATCTTCACGGCGGAGCAACACCGGGAGCACATGGCCTACGTCTATCCGTCCGATCTGCCCGACCAGAAACGGGCCGGGCAGAAGATGGACGATAAAACCTGCCGGGACTGTCACAGCGTGCTGCCCCATCCCCAACCGGGGGTGACGTTCGAGGCGCACACAACCTGTTATGCCTGCCACCGGACGAGCGAGTACCGGCCGCCAGCTCTGGGCACGAAAAGCGAGGTTCAGCCGGGGGCGCTGGCTTCCGGCGCCTGCAACACCTGTCATGCAGCAACGACCAAGCCGGAGGAACTGCGGCCGCTGGCGGCCAAAATGCAGGGTGTGCGGTCGTACTCATTCAAGTTCACCCATGCCACCCACCAGCAGGGCAAGTGCACCGACTGCCACAACCTCAACGGCACCTATGCCAACCAGGTCGGGACGCCGCGCGCCAAACAGCATTTGACGGGAACGCGCTCGGCCGCGGGGCAGGGATGCTTCAGTTGCCACGATGGCCGGCGGGCCTTCGGCGACCTGGACGCCAACGGACAGGCCACCCAGGCCCACTGCCTGAAGTGCCACACACCTTCCCAGCTCGGCCCCCTGTTTGGCACACCGACGGCCGCCCTCAGCCCACCGCCGGTTCCGAATCCGGTTCTGAATCTGGCCTGGCGGTGA